The genomic DNA GTTATTTGCACAATTATTCACCGTGATATCAAACCTAGCAATATGCTAGTCATCCAAGATCCCAGTTTTGGAGAACTAGTCAAAGTCCTAGACTTTGGTATTGCTAAGTTAGTCATGTCTGACAGTGATCAAACAAAATTCTATTTGGGTACTTTGGCTTATTCTTCTCCCGAACAAATTGAAGGTAAGGAACTAGACAACCGCTCTGATATTTACAGTTTAGGGGTAATGATGTTTGAAATGCTCACTTCTAAAATGCCACTAATACCAACAAATCACTCCTTCGGAGCATGGTATCAAACTCATAAATTCCAAAAACCAATATCTTTTCAGGAAGCTAATTCCAGTCTTACTATACCCAAGCGGATACAAGACTTGGTGATGGGTTGTCTGGAAAAAAAACCCAGTGACCGCCCCCGAAATATCAAAGTTGACGCCCCGACATCCCCAGCTTTGTTCTGCCAATAGAACCGAGCAAGAGAAGGAGGTCGTCCACTCAGACAAAAGCTCACCTAACTCTATGCCATAGTGGAACCTGAATCTAATCCCCACTGATGCTTGAGAAGCTCTTTGTAGGTCGCTTCCCTAACAACCATCTGCTCGTAAAGCTTAACCAAAAACTCTTGAGCTTGCTCATGGCTCATATCCTTAACTTGAGTGGCAAATGAACGAATGTTGAATTGCTGTTCTAAAGAAAGTTCAATTGGTTGATTCATAGTTAACCCCTAAAAAACAACGCGAACAATAAATATTCAGTAACAGAATGGCTGAAAGCTTTTTCTTTGAGCCTTTAGCTGTCACCAAAGAATTTTTGACTCTGTATTAAGAAAGATAACAATTGTTTGACAAATTGCCCAGTCATTTGTGATTCATTTTTTTGTACTTGGCATTGAATTGAATGTTTCTGGGACGTGTTCATATTTTCCAGTTATGGTTTAGGTAAATTAACCTACGGAAAATAAGCATCATTGATGATTGATCCAATATTAACTCATCTAATTTCGGTAAAGTAAAAAGAGCAAGCAAAACCTTTACTGCATATTCAGTCGGGTTAATACTTGGAGAAGGTTGATAGACGAAAGCTAAATGAGAATAGTATTGGTTGAGAACTTTACAAATGTTAACTCTTTGGATTATGTAAATTAAGCCTCTCATTGAACTTGATGAGGCTTAAAGATATTTGTAGCAATTTGGAAACAGAAAAAAAGCTCAAATTGAACAAAATGATGAGTATATTTACTTTATTTGCGATTAGTTGTTGGTAATTAGTCATCAGTCATCAAAATAACCACCAATTAAACCAATTAAGAATTGTCATCCACAGAAACAAGGATAACCGTGATGTTATCGTGTCCACCTTCTTCCTTTGCTGCTTCAACTAGAGCATAAGCAGCTTTATCTAGTACAGGAGAATTTTCAATACAGCTTTGAATTTGTTGTTCCACAAGTTCTTCTGTTAGTCCATCACTACATAAAAGTAAGCGATCGCCAACTTTGACATCTAATATTTGGATATCCACAAGATCCAAGTCTTCACGTCCTAAACAACGGGATAAGACATGACGATAGGGATGTAACCTAGCTTCCTGGGCGGAAAGATCACCCAGTTTAATCGCTCTAGCTATCCAAGTATGGTCTTCTGTAATTTGCTCTAGTTTTGATTCTCGCAGACGGTATAAACGTGAATCTCCCACATGAGCGCACAAAGGTGTTTCTGGTTTTTCTGGTTGAGAACGTAAAACCACTACCACAATAGTAGTTCCCATGTCAGCACGTTGAGGATGGCTTTGCTGATCTTGTATAATAGCTGTATTGGCAGCCCACAAAGATTGTTCTAATAATTCTTTGGTAGATTGAGAAGATTGCCAATTTGTTGATAAATAAGATTGGATCTCTTGGGTAGCAATACGACTGGCTTCCTCTCCACCAGCATGACCACCCATACCGTCAGCCACTATGAAAAATCGCCCTTCAGGGTCTATATAGTAAGCATCTTGATTATTAGAACGAATAAGTCCCGGATCGGTATAACCCGTGAAGGTAAGTTTCATAAATTTTTTCGGCAATAATTAATACTTATGATCAAAACGGTCAAGGCGGGAAATTAGGCGAATCAGTGTCACTGAGATGACAGCAGCAATTGAACCAAGGACAACTGCTAACCAGATAAAATCATTTACCAGTAAAATAGTAGCTGAAATTGTTAATCCACTGATAATCAGAGCATAACTCATTCCCATCTGAATATTACTCTGCCGTCGTAACAAACGTTCAGTTTCTAAAGATCGGACTCGCATCCGAATGTCGCCACGTTCCAACTTATCTAAAGTATCTTCTAATCGGCGTGGTAAACCCAAAGCAGTATTACTGACTTGTACTGCTTGACGACTTAATTCATTCAAAATGCTATTCCCCTCTAAACCACTATTATTAGTCATAAGTTCCATTGCATAGGGCTGGGCAACTTCCATAAAATTAAACTCTGGGTCTAAACCTTTACCAACTCCTTCTAGGGTAGAAAAAGCCCGCATCACAAAAGTGAAAGTTGCTGGAAATCTGAATGGTTGATTGTAAGCTATTTCATAAAGGTCTTCACTGATGGCTGCTACTGATTGGGCTTCAAAAGGCTTGTCCATAAAGTTATCCAGCATATACTGGACAGAACGTCGCACTGGGCCCATGTCTTCTACTGGTTGAATTGCTCCCAAATTAATCAG from Okeanomitos corallinicola TIOX110 includes the following:
- a CDS encoding NblA/ycf18 family protein, giving the protein MNQPIELSLEQQFNIRSFATQVKDMSHEQAQEFLVKLYEQMVVREATYKELLKHQWGLDSGSTMA
- a CDS encoding protein phosphatase 2C domain-containing protein; the encoded protein is MKLTFTGYTDPGLIRSNNQDAYYIDPEGRFFIVADGMGGHAGGEEASRIATQEIQSYLSTNWQSSQSTKELLEQSLWAANTAIIQDQQSHPQRADMGTTIVVVVLRSQPEKPETPLCAHVGDSRLYRLRESKLEQITEDHTWIARAIKLGDLSAQEARLHPYRHVLSRCLGREDLDLVDIQILDVKVGDRLLLCSDGLTEELVEQQIQSCIENSPVLDKAAYALVEAAKEEGGHDNITVILVSVDDNS